One window of the Rhizorhabdus dicambivorans genome contains the following:
- the trbB gene encoding P-type conjugative transfer ATPase TrbB, with translation MSVIPIRSEASSRGARMLRTALGPEIAAWLDDASVIEVMLNPDGRLWIDRLGAGIADTGSGMSAADGERIIRLVAHHVGAEVHAKLPRVSAELPETGERFEGLLPPVVAAPSFAIRKPAVAVFTLGDYVAAGIMAQWQADALARAVGDKKNILVAGGTSTGKTTLTNALLAEVATTDDRVVLIEDTRELQCAAPNLVSLRTKDGVATLSDLVRSALRLRPDRIPIGEVRGAEALDLLKAWGTGHPGGVGTIHAGSALGTLCRLEQLIQESVVTVPRALIAETIDVIAVLVRDGTGRRLAELAEVTGLDERGDYRILPTTP, from the coding sequence CATGTTGCGGACGGCGCTTGGGCCGGAGATAGCGGCCTGGCTTGACGACGCCTCGGTGATCGAGGTCATGCTCAATCCCGACGGGCGGTTGTGGATCGACAGGCTTGGCGCCGGAATCGCCGATACGGGGAGTGGGATGTCCGCTGCCGATGGCGAGCGGATCATCCGGCTGGTCGCGCACCATGTCGGGGCCGAGGTCCACGCCAAGTTGCCGCGGGTATCGGCAGAGCTTCCCGAGACGGGGGAACGGTTCGAGGGGCTGTTGCCGCCGGTGGTGGCCGCGCCCAGCTTTGCGATCCGCAAGCCGGCCGTAGCGGTGTTCACGTTGGGCGATTACGTCGCCGCCGGGATCATGGCGCAGTGGCAAGCTGATGCGCTGGCCCGCGCGGTTGGCGACAAAAAGAACATCCTGGTCGCTGGTGGCACCTCGACCGGCAAGACCACGCTTACCAACGCCTTGCTGGCGGAAGTCGCCACGACCGACGATCGGGTGGTCCTGATCGAGGACACCCGCGAGTTGCAATGCGCCGCGCCCAACCTCGTGTCGCTTCGCACCAAGGACGGCGTGGCAACGCTGTCCGATCTGGTGCGATCGGCCCTGCGGCTGCGGCCCGATCGTATCCCGATCGGGGAGGTGCGCGGCGCCGAAGCGCTCGACCTGCTGAAAGCCTGGGGCACTGGCCATCCCGGCGGCGTCGGGACCATTCATGCCGGTTCCGCGCTCGGAACGCTGTGCCGCCTTGAGCAGCTGATCCAGGAAAGCGTCGTCACCGTGCCGCGCGCGCTGATTGCCGAAACCATCGACGTGATCGCCGTGCTGGTCCGCGACGGCACCGGACGGCGGCTCGCCGAACTCGCCGAGGTCACCGGGCTCGATGAACGCGGCGACTATCGCATTCTCCCCACCACCCCCTAA
- a CDS encoding TrbC/VirB2 family protein, translating into MLGGFVALCLTTPAHAAGSSMPWEAPLQSILESIQGPVAKIVAVMIIIATGLALAFGDTSGGARRMIQIVFGLSIAFAASSFFLSFFSFGGGALV; encoded by the coding sequence ATGCTCGGCGGCTTCGTTGCCCTCTGCCTCACCACACCGGCCCATGCCGCTGGCTCGTCGATGCCGTGGGAAGCACCGCTTCAGTCGATTCTCGAATCCATCCAGGGTCCGGTCGCCAAGATCGTCGCGGTGATGATCATCATCGCCACCGGCCTCGCGCTCGCTTTCGGCGACACCTCGGGCGGCGCGCGGCGGATGATCCAGATCGTGTTCGGTCTGTCGATCGCCTTTGCCGCCTCGTCCTTCTTCCTGTCGTTCTTCAGCTTCGGCGGCGGAGCGCTGGTCTGA
- a CDS encoding VirB3 family type IV secretion system protein, translating to MDGAPPETVPGYVVPVHRALTEHILLGGAPRGLAIANATLAAAIGLGLRLWIAGVVIFALGHAVSVWAARRDPQFVDVARRHLRFPTYLRV from the coding sequence ATGGACGGCGCGCCGCCCGAAACCGTCCCCGGCTATGTGGTGCCGGTCCACCGCGCGCTGACCGAGCACATCTTGCTCGGCGGTGCTCCGCGTGGCCTGGCGATCGCCAATGCGACGCTGGCCGCGGCGATCGGTCTGGGCCTGCGACTGTGGATCGCCGGCGTGGTGATCTTCGCGCTCGGCCATGCGGTCTCGGTCTGGGCGGCGCGGCGCGATCCCCAATTCGTCGATGTCGCACGGCGGCATCTGCGCTTTCCCACCTATCTGAGGGTCTGA
- the trbE gene encoding conjugal transfer protein TrbE, whose translation MLSLREYRNKADRLADFLPWAALVAPGVVLNKDGSFQRSARFRGPDLDSATPAELIATTARLNSALRRLGSGWAIFVEAVRRPAQDYPDSQFPDPASMLVERERAAQFAEEGTHFESGYFLTLLWMPPAEDAARAESWLYEGKAEKGINPKELLDLFSDRTDRLLRLVEGFVPEVAWLDDSETLTYLHSCISTRRHRVRVPEVPMHLDALLADEPLTGGLEPRLGRAHLRTLTVVGFPSSTFPGLLEELNRLAFAYRWSTRAVMLDKTDATKLTAKIRRQWFAKRKSVAAILKEVMTNEASTLLDSDASNKAADADAALQELGADHVGQAYVTATVTVWDEDASLAAEKLRLVEKVIQGRDFTVIVEGMNGVEAWLGSLPGHVYANVRQPPISTLNLAHMIPLSAVWAGPERDEHFRDAPLFYARTEGSTPFRFSLHVGDVGHTLIVGPTGAGKSVLLALMALQFRRYDRAQVFAFDFGGSIRAAALACGGDWQDLGTSLSDDGAGAVSLQPLARIDEPAERNWAAEWLQAILTSEGVTVDPVTKEHLWSALTSLATAPVAERTLTGLAVLLQSQALKQALAPYCIGGPFGRLLDAEVEHLGEARFQAFETEGLTGSAAAPAVLSYLFHRIEGRLDGSPTMIIIDEGWLVLDSPAFAAQLREWLKTLRKKNASVVFATQSLADIETSAIAPAIIESCPTRIFLPNERAVEPQILAIYRRFGLNDRQIEIVARATPKRDYYCQSARGNRLFELGLGEVALAFTATSSKTDQLTIAELTEIHGADDFARQWLRHRGLAWAADMLPSPVSPAPMGQPKE comes from the coding sequence ATGCTCTCGCTTCGCGAATACCGTAACAAGGCCGACCGTCTCGCGGACTTCCTCCCCTGGGCGGCGCTCGTCGCGCCGGGCGTGGTACTCAACAAGGATGGCAGCTTTCAGCGCTCGGCGCGCTTTCGCGGCCCCGACCTCGACAGCGCCACACCAGCCGAACTGATCGCGACGACCGCGCGGCTCAATTCTGCGCTGCGACGCCTGGGCTCGGGCTGGGCAATCTTCGTCGAGGCGGTGCGCCGCCCGGCGCAGGACTATCCCGACAGCCAGTTTCCCGATCCGGCGTCCATGCTGGTTGAGCGCGAACGCGCCGCACAGTTCGCCGAGGAAGGCACGCATTTCGAGAGCGGCTATTTCCTGACCTTGCTGTGGATGCCGCCTGCCGAGGATGCGGCCCGCGCCGAAAGCTGGCTCTACGAGGGCAAGGCTGAGAAGGGGATCAACCCGAAGGAGTTGCTCGACCTGTTCAGCGACCGGACTGACCGGTTGCTGCGCTTGGTCGAAGGGTTCGTGCCTGAGGTGGCCTGGCTCGATGACAGCGAGACGCTGACCTATCTGCACAGTTGCATCTCGACCCGCCGCCACCGGGTTCGCGTTCCCGAAGTGCCGATGCACTTGGACGCGTTGCTTGCGGACGAGCCGCTTACCGGTGGGCTCGAACCACGCCTGGGCCGCGCGCATCTGCGCACGCTGACCGTGGTCGGCTTTCCCAGTTCGACCTTCCCCGGACTGCTCGAAGAACTCAACCGGCTCGCCTTCGCCTACCGTTGGTCGACCCGCGCGGTGATGCTCGACAAGACAGATGCCACCAAGCTGACCGCCAAGATCCGGCGGCAATGGTTCGCCAAGAGGAAGTCGGTCGCCGCGATCCTCAAGGAGGTGATGACCAATGAGGCATCAACGCTGCTCGACAGCGACGCCTCGAACAAGGCCGCTGATGCCGATGCGGCGCTGCAGGAACTGGGCGCCGACCACGTCGGGCAAGCCTATGTCACCGCGACGGTCACGGTGTGGGATGAGGATGCAAGCCTCGCCGCTGAAAAGCTGCGCCTGGTCGAGAAGGTGATCCAGGGCCGCGATTTCACCGTGATCGTCGAGGGCATGAACGGGGTCGAAGCCTGGCTCGGATCGCTGCCCGGCCATGTCTACGCCAATGTCCGGCAGCCGCCGATCTCGACACTCAACCTCGCCCACATGATTCCGCTCTCGGCGGTCTGGGCCGGGCCGGAACGGGACGAGCACTTCCGCGATGCACCGCTGTTCTATGCGCGAACCGAGGGCTCCACCCCGTTTCGGTTTTCGCTGCATGTTGGCGATGTTGGCCACACGCTGATCGTCGGGCCGACCGGAGCGGGCAAGTCGGTGCTGCTCGCGCTAATGGCCCTGCAATTCCGCCGTTACGATCGTGCGCAGGTTTTCGCCTTTGACTTCGGCGGTTCGATCCGCGCGGCCGCGCTCGCCTGCGGCGGCGACTGGCAAGATCTGGGAACCAGTCTTTCCGACGACGGTGCGGGCGCGGTGTCGCTGCAACCGCTGGCGCGGATCGACGAGCCCGCCGAGCGCAATTGGGCGGCCGAATGGCTCCAGGCTATCCTCACGTCCGAGGGCGTGACGGTCGATCCGGTCACCAAGGAACATCTGTGGTCGGCGTTGACCTCGCTCGCTACCGCACCGGTGGCCGAGCGGACACTGACCGGCCTCGCCGTACTGCTGCAATCGCAGGCGCTCAAGCAGGCGCTGGCACCTTATTGCATCGGCGGGCCGTTCGGTCGGCTGCTCGATGCCGAAGTCGAACATCTTGGTGAAGCGAGGTTTCAGGCCTTCGAGACCGAAGGGCTGACCGGCTCGGCCGCTGCACCCGCCGTCCTCTCGTACCTGTTTCACCGGATCGAGGGGCGGCTCGACGGCTCACCAACGATGATCATCATCGACGAGGGCTGGCTGGTACTCGACAGCCCCGCCTTCGCCGCGCAGCTGCGCGAATGGCTGAAGACGCTGCGCAAGAAGAACGCGAGCGTGGTCTTTGCGACCCAAAGCCTGGCCGACATCGAGACTTCGGCGATCGCGCCCGCCATCATCGAAAGCTGCCCAACCCGGATTTTCCTCCCCAACGAACGCGCGGTCGAGCCGCAGATTCTGGCGATCTATCGCCGGTTCGGCCTGAACGACCGGCAGATCGAGATCGTCGCCCGTGCCACCCCCAAGCGCGACTATTACTGCCAGTCGGCGCGCGGCAACCGGCTGTTCGAGCTGGGCCTCGGCGAAGTCGCGCTCGCCTTCACCGCCACCTCGTCGAAGACCGACCAACTGACGATCGCCGAGCTGACCGAAATCCACGGCGCTGACGATTTTGCGCGCCAGTGGCTGCGCCATCGCGGCCTCGCCTGGGCCGCCGACATGCTGCCGTCCCCCGTTTCCCCCGCCCCGATGGGCCAACCCAAGGAGTAG
- the trbJ gene encoding P-type conjugative transfer protein TrbJ, producing MKSSHLKKPGVRHLFAAGAAVLSMTATALMPAPAYAQFGGIVYDPSNYAQNVLTAARTLEQINNQIRQLQNQATSLINEARNLASLPTSILDPLQQQIRQTQQLLAQAQRISFDVQQIEREFARQYSGQNLTGSQREMVQGAEERWRNSVAAFEDALKVQAGAVSNIEGARSAVQTIVTASQSATGALQAAQAGNQLLALQSQQLADLTATVAALGRAQSLDAANAAAAKVQAREQLRRFLAPGRGYVPTTAQMFRN from the coding sequence ATGAAGTCGAGTCATTTGAAAAAGCCAGGGGTCCGCCACCTGTTCGCCGCTGGCGCTGCCGTGCTGTCGATGACCGCCACGGCGCTCATGCCCGCGCCCGCCTATGCCCAGTTCGGCGGGATCGTCTACGACCCTTCCAACTACGCGCAGAACGTGCTCACAGCCGCACGCACGCTCGAGCAGATCAACAACCAGATCCGCCAGCTCCAGAACCAGGCGACCTCGCTGATCAATGAGGCGCGCAACCTCGCGAGCCTGCCGACCAGCATCCTCGATCCGCTCCAGCAGCAGATCCGCCAGACCCAGCAGCTCTTGGCGCAGGCGCAGCGCATCTCGTTCGACGTCCAGCAGATCGAGCGCGAGTTCGCGCGGCAATACTCCGGCCAGAACCTCACTGGCAGCCAGCGCGAGATGGTGCAGGGTGCCGAGGAGCGCTGGCGCAACAGTGTTGCCGCGTTCGAGGATGCGCTCAAGGTCCAAGCCGGGGCAGTGAGCAACATCGAAGGCGCCCGCAGCGCCGTGCAGACGATCGTCACTGCCAGCCAGTCGGCGACGGGCGCGTTGCAGGCCGCCCAGGCCGGAAACCAGTTGCTCGCGCTCCAGTCGCAGCAGCTCGCCGATCTGACTGCCACGGTCGCAGCGCTCGGCCGCGCCCAGTCGCTCGATGCCGCCAATGCGGCGGCGGCCAAGGTGCAGGCTCGCGAGCAGCTGCGCCGCTTCCTCGCGCCGGGGCGCGGCTATGTGCCCACCACCGCCCAGATGTTCCGGAACTGA
- the trbK-alt gene encoding putative entry exclusion protein TrbK-alt: MDTKLFARIGAIAFVAVAITMTALQLREERKPDRTEIVTVSDPDGDPLPEMLRLCSELGELAETTNECRQAWAENRRRFLAPGARPKERFPQAGPIIDSSGQPSQSQPVVVSSGTGGR, encoded by the coding sequence ATGGACACCAAGCTCTTCGCGCGGATCGGAGCCATCGCGTTCGTGGCCGTGGCGATCACCATGACCGCGCTCCAGCTGCGCGAAGAGCGCAAGCCTGATCGCACCGAGATCGTCACGGTGAGCGATCCCGATGGCGATCCGTTGCCCGAAATGCTCCGGCTTTGCTCCGAACTGGGTGAACTCGCCGAAACGACGAACGAGTGCCGCCAAGCCTGGGCCGAGAATCGTCGTCGTTTTTTGGCTCCCGGCGCTCGGCCCAAGGAACGATTTCCGCAAGCCGGCCCCATAATCGACAGTTCCGGGCAGCCATCCCAGTCACAACCGGTCGTCGTATCGTCCGGAACCGGAGGCCGTTGA
- the trbL gene encoding P-type conjugative transfer protein TrbL yields the protein MGGTGVVDRFLDIFSRYIDSGFGLLSGEVAFIATTLIVIDVTLAALFWSWGENEDIIARLVKKTLFVGVFAYIIGNWNSLARIVFESFAGLGLKASGTGFTAAELLQPGRVAQVGMDAARPLIDAISDLMGFVSFFENFLQIVILLVAWAIVIIAFFILAIQLFITLIEFKLTTLCGFVLIPFGLFGKTAFMAERVLGNVVSSGIKVLVLAVIVGIGSTIFAEFTSAIGAEPTIEDALSIVLASLSLLGLGIFGPGIANGIVSGGPQLGAGAAAGTALLAGGAAAGAVAGARMAGGAVASAASNVTHGTSRAAGGATMAYSLGSAGKSGAAAVGSGMAAVGDAAVGAATSPLRKAGDSMRQSFREGSRAAVTNTGGTITPGPSTPPTPPAEVDQGQPAWAKAMKDRQAITHGATIAAHTLKSGDSHGGGASIDTSEKD from the coding sequence ATGGGTGGCACCGGCGTCGTCGACCGCTTCCTCGACATCTTCTCGCGCTACATCGACAGCGGCTTCGGGCTGCTTTCGGGCGAGGTCGCGTTCATCGCGACCACACTGATCGTCATCGACGTGACGCTCGCGGCGCTGTTCTGGTCCTGGGGCGAGAACGAGGACATCATCGCCCGCCTCGTCAAGAAGACGCTGTTCGTAGGCGTGTTCGCCTACATCATCGGCAATTGGAATTCGCTCGCCAGGATCGTGTTCGAGAGCTTCGCCGGGCTAGGCCTCAAGGCGAGCGGCACCGGCTTTACCGCTGCCGAGCTGCTGCAGCCAGGCCGGGTCGCGCAAGTTGGCATGGACGCCGCGCGACCGTTGATCGACGCGATCTCGGACCTGATGGGGTTCGTCAGCTTCTTCGAGAACTTCCTCCAGATCGTGATCCTGCTGGTCGCCTGGGCGATCGTCATCATCGCCTTCTTCATTCTCGCGATCCAGCTGTTCATCACCCTGATCGAGTTCAAGCTGACTACGCTCTGCGGCTTCGTGCTCATCCCGTTCGGGCTGTTCGGCAAGACCGCGTTCATGGCTGAGCGCGTGCTCGGCAACGTCGTCTCGTCCGGCATCAAGGTGCTGGTGCTCGCGGTGATCGTGGGCATCGGCTCGACCATCTTCGCCGAGTTCACCAGCGCCATCGGCGCCGAACCCACCATCGAGGACGCGCTTTCGATCGTGCTGGCCAGCCTGTCGCTGCTTGGGCTCGGCATCTTCGGCCCCGGCATCGCCAATGGCATTGTCTCGGGCGGGCCGCAGCTGGGCGCAGGCGCTGCTGCCGGAACCGCGCTGCTCGCCGGTGGCGCTGCCGCTGGCGCGGTCGCGGGCGCCAGGATGGCCGGTGGCGCGGTCGCCAGCGCCGCATCCAATGTCACGCACGGCACCTCCCGCGCCGCTGGTGGTGCCACGATGGCCTATTCGCTGGGCTCGGCAGGCAAGTCGGGAGCGGCTGCGGTCGGTTCCGGCATGGCTGCGGTCGGCGATGCTGCTGTTGGCGCTGCAACATCACCGCTCCGAAAGGCTGGCGATTCGATGCGCCAGTCGTTCCGCGAGGGCAGCCGCGCCGCAGTGACCAATACTGGCGGCACGATTACGCCCGGCCCCAGCACGCCACCCACGCCGCCTGCCGAAGTCGATCAGGGGCAACCTGCCTGGGCCAAGGCGATGAAGGATCGCCAAGCCATCACGCATGGCGCGACCATCGCCGCCCACACGCTCAAATCGGGCGACAGCCACGGCGGCGGCGCTTCCATCGACACCTCCGAAAAGGACTGA
- the trbF gene encoding conjugal transfer protein TrbF: protein MFRRPSIRYGKTPEPETPYQRAAQVWDDRIGSARVQARSWRLAFFGALGLSTCLTAGIIWQGARGSIVPWVVQVDKLGEAQAVAPADAGYTPSDPQVAFHLARFIEQVRAVPDDAIVVRQNWLRAYDFATDKGALALNDYARTNDPFALIGREQVGVDVTSVIRASPTSFRVAWVERRYRDGSLAETSRWTAILTIALQTPRTPDALRKNPLGIFVNAINWSKELGS, encoded by the coding sequence ATGTTCCGACGCCCCTCGATCCGCTACGGCAAGACCCCCGAGCCCGAAACGCCCTACCAGCGCGCCGCGCAGGTCTGGGATGACCGGATCGGCTCGGCCCGCGTCCAGGCCCGCAGCTGGCGGCTCGCCTTCTTCGGCGCACTTGGTCTTTCGACTTGCCTTACCGCCGGAATCATCTGGCAGGGCGCGCGCGGCAGCATCGTCCCCTGGGTCGTCCAGGTCGACAAGCTCGGCGAGGCCCAGGCCGTCGCGCCCGCCGATGCTGGCTACACGCCGAGCGACCCGCAGGTCGCGTTCCATCTCGCACGGTTCATCGAGCAGGTTCGCGCCGTCCCCGACGACGCCATCGTGGTCCGTCAGAATTGGCTCAGGGCTTACGACTTCGCCACTGACAAGGGTGCGTTGGCGCTCAATGATTATGCCCGGACCAACGATCCGTTCGCACTGATCGGCCGAGAACAGGTCGGGGTCGATGTCACCAGCGTGATCCGCGCCTCGCCGACCAGCTTCCGGGTGGCCTGGGTCGAGCGCCGCTACCGCGACGGCAGCCTCGCCGAAACCAGTCGTTGGACCGCGATCCTGACCATCGCCCTCCAGACGCCGCGTACCCCCGATGCCCTGCGCAAGAACCCGCTCGGCATTTTCGTCAACGCCATCAACTGGTCGAAGGAACTCGGATCATGA
- the trbG gene encoding P-type conjugative transfer protein TrbG, with protein sequence MIRNPKRTARILTLVALSASVAIVSPTQAKDQPAAPAISYEAPQVPNPSETVVAIPVPLPLPGQLKQFPQRPPPHAAGRSHPSLPRDRVGAAMEAARVQPERTGFVNAIQVFPYTEGALYQVYAKPGQVTDIALQEGEQLVGSGPVAAGDTVRWMIGDTVSGVGAAARVHILVKPIRPDIATNLVINTDRRTYHLELRANPSVYMASVSWTYPQDQLIALRQARAEAERAAPVAAGLDLSTLNFRYAIEGGRPDWRPLRAFDDGVRVFIEFPESIAQGELPPLFVIGAKGNAELVNYRVSGRYMIVDRLFARAELRLGGRKGQQTVRIVSNRRGRA encoded by the coding sequence ATGATCAGAAATCCCAAGCGCACAGCGCGCATCCTTACATTGGTCGCTTTATCGGCGAGCGTTGCCATCGTTTCTCCCACGCAGGCCAAGGACCAGCCTGCTGCACCTGCGATTTCCTACGAGGCACCGCAGGTGCCCAATCCTTCCGAGACGGTCGTGGCGATCCCCGTGCCGCTGCCGCTTCCCGGCCAGCTCAAACAGTTTCCGCAGCGGCCCCCTCCCCACGCTGCGGGCCGCTCCCACCCATCCTTGCCCCGGGACAGGGTGGGAGCGGCGATGGAGGCTGCACGGGTGCAGCCGGAACGCACTGGGTTCGTCAATGCGATTCAGGTCTTTCCCTATACCGAGGGTGCGCTCTACCAAGTCTATGCCAAGCCCGGTCAGGTGACCGACATCGCGCTGCAGGAAGGCGAGCAATTGGTCGGCTCCGGACCCGTCGCAGCCGGCGACACGGTGCGCTGGATGATCGGCGACACGGTGAGCGGTGTCGGCGCTGCCGCGCGGGTCCATATCCTGGTCAAGCCGATCCGGCCCGACATCGCGACCAACCTCGTGATCAACACCGACCGCCGCACCTATCACCTTGAGCTGCGCGCCAACCCTTCGGTCTATATGGCCTCAGTCTCCTGGACCTACCCGCAGGATCAGCTGATCGCGCTGCGTCAGGCCCGGGCCGAAGCCGAACGCGCAGCGCCGGTGGCGGCGGGACTCGACCTTTCCACGCTCAACTTCCGCTACGCGATAGAAGGAGGCCGCCCGGACTGGCGTCCCCTGCGCGCCTTCGATGACGGGGTGCGCGTGTTCATCGAGTTCCCAGAGAGCATCGCCCAGGGCGAGCTTCCGCCGCTGTTCGTGATCGGTGCCAAGGGCAACGCTGAACTGGTCAATTACCGGGTATCGGGCCGCTACATGATCGTCGACCGGCTGTTCGCCCGTGCCGAGCTGCGGCTTGGCGGCCGCAAGGGCCAGCAGACGGTGCGGATCGTCTCCAATCGGCGGGGGCGGGCATGA